The nucleotide window TTTACAGTGGTAGCACCGGTGGCTAGAAGTCCACTTTTCGTAGCACCAAGGTTCACACCTGTGGTGATCGGTCCTCAGTGGAAAGGGCATCAGAGTCACAGTCTGAGGAGACGACTGTCTGCTTGCTGCTGACCCTAAGCCGTCTGACTTCGCGTCTAAGGAGCCTCTGGCCTCCTTGCCACCAAGAATTTGTGGTAATGTGCGGTATCCATCCTTCCCAGATCAAACCGCCACCCGCATCGCAACAGCCCTCGAACTATTCTTCACATAAATCAATCCACGCCTGTATATTCAAGTTCTCATCTCCATCTCCAGCTCTCTCGTCTCCTTGCTGAGCTCCTGCACCTCATCTTGCGCCATCATCTGTGCACTAATATCCAGATCTTGTATAACGTTTTCCAAGCCGCGGACCAGCGCCTCGATCTCAGCGCGCTGTGCGGTTACAGTAGACAGTAGCTTGGTGTTTGACTGCTGAGTTTCTGCAAGTTTCGTGTTCATGTCGTTCGCTTGTTTCTCGAGGTAGGGCATAAGGTGTGCTAGGTGTATTTCAGAGGGCGAGAGTGTGTGAGGGCTGTGCAAGTCAGGTAGATTAGCATTGGGGACATTGTTGAGCGAGGCAGTTGGGTTGATGTGCTTACGGAATAGGGGTTTCCACAGGCCCGCCATTCGCATTCGATTCGGCGCGTTTCTTCCTCAGTTTCGCATCCTCGATACATTGGTCTAGGGAATTAAGCAGCTTGACTACATTCCTCCTCTCCATGATATCTTCAAAGTTGCTCTTCCATGTTCGGTCTAGTTGGTCTACAATCTGGCCTCGCAGGTTATCCAGCACTTCTGGACTGTATTGTGCAGCGGTGGGGAAACAGGAAGCAAAGTTCTTGGCGGAGCATTTGTCCAGTGTGGCTTTTGAGGCTTGGTTGAACACATTGATCAGACCTTGCGCGCGAGGGCCTGGGGCGTCGGCGATGGGCGGGGCGGGTGTGGGAGACGGGGAGCGCGAGTTAGGTTCTGTGGCGGTGGGCATCTTGGGCTAGCGGTTCTGAGGCGATTTGTGACGAAACGGCTTGTTCCTGTCTCCAAGAATCGCGGAAGTGATGTCGCTGGCTCCGAAGCTGTGTTTACACAAAAACACGCTAACCTTGCACGTGATAGCGCGCTACGCTAAGCATGACCCCACTTCCCCGCAGCCTACTTCTCCAGCGGATGTTCAACAACCTTTTTGAAAACAACTACCACCTCAAAGGTAACGGTGTTGCGTCCTGAAAACATGGCGCCGTCAAGTTTACCCGCAAGACCTGGTGGTCCGCCCCCGATGATTAGAAAGGGTCCAGTGCGTGTCAGGAAGGTCgagaagaagcgcaagcgCAAGGGCAAAGCCATCGACAAGTTAGTCGCGCTCTTCGACTCCGGAAAGATCGACCTAGCCACAAAGGATGAGGCTAAAGCCCCAGAAGACAGTAGTGTTGCGAACCTACTGGCTGAACCCAATGTGTATGAAAAAGAATATTGATGAATTTGTCAATTAAGCATTTTGTACAGTATATTTTCTGAGATTTCTTAACTAACACATACCTTACTTAGACCTAGCAAGCAAACCAAGAGACAAAAGCATCTGGCTCGCGGATTACCGGAAGAAAAGATTTTCGAGCAGTATGAATGCAGGGTCTGCCACGTACTTTGTCTGGACAAGGGAGCGCGTCCGCCTAAAGGAGGTGGTATGGGTATATGCTTCGACTGCGATATGGCTGCATTGGTGGTAAAGCCTCTCCGCGGCAACATCGTCATCCTGCGGAAACACCGACGAGTGCGCTTCTGCCTCGTCTGCGGACATGCAGTTTGTCAGCCGCGCAATTCCAAGCACAGTAGATACTGTGCTTGTATCATCAGTCTTCTATCGGCCAAGTCGAAGGAGGAAGCTGTTGAGATTGAGAGGATTGCTGCTTATGAGATCTGCAAGGAACTTCGTGGTAAGAGCACGATTGGAATGCGGCGTGTTTCAGTATGCTAATATGGTTGTTCTAGTCGCTAAGCCCGAGGAACTGCCTACGTACAAGCCAGAGTTTAAGCTGGAGACAACACCATTGCCTGGAATCTCGTCTGGATCCTTGTTCATTCACGAAAAGCAGAAGGCCATCAAGCAACAGATTCTCGAGGAGTCGCGCTCTGATATGAATAAGCATCAAGAAGAAGTATCCGCTATGGAAGTCTAAGGTTTCTGGGGTCGAACAGTCCACCCAAGTTGGAAGAAGACAAGCACGACAAGGAAGCGCATCAAGTGATTTAGCGAATGAGAAATGGACACCACATGGTTTGACCATATCGGGGAAGGCTAAGATTTCTGGAGCCGGATAGGCCAGATGAACAGCACACCAAGGAAGGTACAGAGTGATTTGACTAATGGGAAATGAACACCACGTGGTATTGATTGCGTATGTAGGAGTATTGGCTAGACAAATACAATGAGTCCGAATCCTCCCCAAGCGCGTCCCAACGATCAATACAAAACAGACTGCTGTGCCCCAATGTACCATAAACAATAATGCTATGAAGAGATGAAGATGCGAAAAAGGTTTCTACTCTTCCAAGTAGGAAAGCTTGCGCATCTCGCCCAACCTAGTCCTAGCCTGGGCAAGCGAGTTCTCAAGCTGCAAGATCTCGACCTGTGATATCCTGTTAGCAACTGGTTCCTCAAATAGcggatgacgacgatgatgatgatgtaACGTACCTGCTGCTCCATCTGGCGAACCTTGAACTCATGGTCGCCCAACTTGCTGTAATCCACAGATTCACCCTCGTCACGGTTCTTCTGTGCGATAATCGCCTGCACTTGCCTGACGAGCGACCTGCAAGCCGCTGTGACGGTCTTGGACGCACTCTCAAGCTTGTCTTGCGTCTTGCTCATGAAGCTGGCCTTGACACGACTGGCAGCCACCAACTGAGCCGTCGAAGCAGCCACGTCGTTGGAAGCGACAATGAGCTGCTCGGGCGAGTTGCGACCCGAGATGACGCCATCGGCCGTCTCAATGAGCATGTTGGTTGATGTAGCAACAGCTTTGGCGGCACTGATGAGCCCTTCGGTCCAGCGGTTGTGTTTCTTGTAGAATTGCGTCTTGGACATGCTTCCTCGGCCTTCACGGACAATTTCTTGTTGCGAGACGGTAGCGGCCTTGATGAGGTTCGCGATGGCGTTTGTGACCGCGATGGCGGCTTCGAGAATAGAGTCGTGGATTTGCAGCTCGTAGGTCGAATATTGGTCTCTGGGCTTCTTCATCAGCTTGGATAGACGTTCTGTAGCCGCATCAATAGCGTTGGCGGCCTTGGTCAACTCGCTATCAACCAGGTCACCAAGATCACCAGATGCATTGGTGATCTTGCTCTTGGGCGCAAACGCGTCCGCAAGCTTGGATAGACTCTGCAGGTTGCGCACCACCTCAGTACTATTGTTGATGACAACACCGATCTTCTGCTCAGCGTCCAGATCGTACATGCGCACTGACTGAACGTTACGGAAGAACCTGATGGTGGACGTTGCCGAAGCTCTCGCACCGTTGATGAGCTGATCCGATTTGTTCTCATCCGAAGCAAAACGTGTCAATCCCTTGGTGTTGACCAAAACATCGACGATAGCGCCACCAAAGTTATTGACGGCATTGATCACTTCAGCATGCTTGGCGTTTGGTCCGTCAGCAATGAAGTTATTAAAGGCCGTGGAAAACTCCATAGCGCATGCTGATGCCTTTTCGATCTGCGACAGTACGAAGGGACCTGTGGCATTCTGGTTACCAGCTTGCATGGGAGAGTCTAATTCGTACAAAGCATCATCGACACGCTGTACGCCACTTTGTAGGACCGAATCAATTATGTCGTTAATCTTCTGAAGGCTGTCTTGAATGAGAGTGTCCAGATGGCCATCCAGGACGTTGTCGTTGGCATTGGCATTAAGCTTGAGCTCGTTCAATTCCAGCAGCGTCTGGTCCATGCCGGCGCGGAAGATCTCAAGCTCTTCCTCCTTGTCGCGTAGTTGACGCTCAAGGTCGGAGTCCCCTTCACGGTACTTCATCTGGAAGTCCTCCAGTGCGCGGCTCTTGTTTCGCAAGGCCTCTTCGAGATCTGCAATCTCACGGTTATGTCTTGACAGCAGCGCCGACAGTTCTGAACCCTTGCCACGCTCGGCGTTGTCGGCTCTATCCAGGGCAGAGCGAAGCTCGCGCTTCAGCTTCTCAATCTCTTCACGATGGCCACCAGTGTGTCGGTCCTTGTCCATGAGTGCGCGGTCACGTTCGCGGATCATGTCGGCCAACTCGATGTTCTTGGTCTTCAGCTCTCGTTGGAGCTTATCGCGGCTGTCGATGGCTTCCTGGGCAGAGTTCGCCTTGAGTTGTACAGCCTTGAACTTCTGTAGCAGCTGAAGGTGCTCATGTCGCAGTTGAGAATATAGCTTGGCGAGCGATTCGTACTTGGACCTCCAGGTGTTGAGCTGTTCCTGAAGCGCGCGTATTTGATCGTCTCGTGAGCCCATCTGTTGCTGGAAGTTTTGGTTCATCTGGTTGATCTCTCCCTCCAAAGCCTTCATCCTTTGATCGTACTGTTGTAGCATTAGCTGATCGCGTTCGTACTGTGCACGCGCATTCAAATTCTCCCGTTCAAGTTCGGCAAGGCGACCCTGCGTTTGTTGCTGATACTGCTCGCGCATGAGTTGCTCTTGCGCCAAACGAGCTTGCTCAGCCTGAAGCCTTTGTTGCTCCTCGAAGTCGCGTTGTGCCTGCAGCGcttgctgttgctgttgctgctgggCCTCCTCCCATTGTCGCTGTAGCCTCTGCTGCTCTGCCTCGTATTCCTCTTGTTGTCTTCTCTGGTTGTCTTTCCAAAACTCGTTGATGGGCTCTGGGTCAACAGCAGGAGTGCGTTCGGCCGGCTTCTCATTTCGTGGTCGCGCGGGCAAGGCTGGCGCATTTTCGTCTTCGGACAGCAGGTTCGGTGGCTCTTGTGGTAGCTTTGGCACTGTGATCAGGCTCGTTAAGTATCGTAGGTTGGAGCATTCGTAGTAGAACTTGACAAGGCGGTAGTGCTGCGCATCGTATCGGCCGCGCAGAGGAGAAAGCGCCTCATCGTCGCCAAGGGCTAAACTTGTTAGTCCAGGCCGGAGTGCAGGCGAGCGTCAACCACTTACTGGTATGCATTGCGCGCAGCATGCTGGTAATGAACTTGTAAATACCATAGCTTTCCTGGACCAATGGAACCAAGGCTGCTATTCTGCATTCGTTGTTCGCGCCGCTCCTGAAGTGGGAGAAGATGAGCTTTTGGAAGGCGTCAATTTGATCCTGCAGTGTCATCAAGTCCGAGATGGTCTCGTATCCCTCGTTCGGGTCGTTGATCGACTTCAGACTGATGTACTCCTCATATTCGAATGTTCCTGTCTCATGTCAGTCGGCCATTTCGGGACTGCTGTCACCTCTCGTACCGTTGAATTCCGGGTGCTGTCTGTGGAAGGCAAGCTTAGCCAGGAGATAGTAAATGTACTCGGAGATAAGCGGCGCATATCCTCGCATGCCTTCGCCGGCTACAGAGCCCCGTGACAAGCTTTCGAGCCAGCTAGTGTTTGATTGTGCCTCCTTAAGAGCGATGGGGTGGCCTTCTTGAAGGACCTTGTGGACGGTAATGAGCGCCTTGAAAGTCTGCACCTCGTCTGCAAGAATTGGCTGCCTAGGCGTGCTATCAGCATCTCCGGCGTGTTGGCAAGCGGCGCCAGAGTCTCGAGTCCAAGGGAACCTACACTTTCATGCCCTGCCAGAAAGAGGCCGAACTCTTGTGGTCCCAAGTGTACACAATACATGCTCGTACGTGTTTCCCTGCGCCGGTATAAGCTTCGTCTAACATGGCAAGATTCCGAGGCCCAACGTACGCTTGGGCGAGACCTCATCAATGCTGGTCGCTTTACGAATGTTGATGGCAAGCTCCGACTCCTGCCTAGTGATTTGTTTGTTAGTCCATGCAACTATTGCGCCCGCGACAGTGCTATGCAGAAAATCTTCCATAGCCGTGAATGTTGGGCTGTACGTACTTGCCCATGTCAACGTTGCGCGAGCTTCCGTAGAGGGCCATGTTGGTGGCCGTATGCGCTTTCTCAGACTACGTGTTTACGGTCGCAAGCAGTCGCAGACGAGGAAGGGTGTCGGTGAAGATGCAAGAAAGCCACAAACAAGTAAAGAAAGAGGTGGGGTGGTTCGGGCATCTGGTTCAGTTAACCATCGTAGGAGCTACTTAGACTACTAGTTACTCCTGGGGGCGGTGGTTCGTGCTCCTTGGCGCTTCGTCATCGCCATCACCCGCAACACTCCAGGCTGTGCCTCCCGTCCAGACTGTTGCCTTCGGTGGTGCTAACAACGCATACGCGGCTGCATGCGCAACCGCCTCCCTTTCTGAGTTGGCAGTTCGTCATGGAGGGTGAGCAGATGCGCCTTCACTAATGGGGCTGCTAGATAGACCCTTGATCCATACCGATCATCCATGTCTGCAGGCCAGCGCAACCGTCATGAGGAACTACTATGTCATTTTACTTGATATGCTTATATGCCACCTAGGGTATCAACGCCATGCAATGCTACGAATACAAAATCCAGCGACCTATGACGCTGTGGACGACAACGGAAACACCTCAAACCGCCTCACTTTTGTTTCCTTTGCTGAGGTAGGCCGCCATCGGGTCTGCTGCCATTGTGCGTTTTCGTCGGTACTCCTCCATCTCATCCTCATTCACTGAGCCAGTCATCTCGTCGAGGGCCCGTTTTCGACTAGCAGCATCGTTTTTGGCCTTTTCGGCGGGATCGGGAGCGTTCGGCACGTGTTTCTCTAGGGCTCCTTCCTCTTTCCATGCAATCTCCTTGGGAACTTCTTCCAGCGCCGCGCCAGTGCGCATCCGATCTGCTAGCTCAAACGCTTCCTTGCCTGCCTCACCTGTACAATACGAATTCTTAATCGTCGAGTGACAGCACGCAAAGCCCCATTTGAAATCGGACCACCAGCTACCCCAGACTGATGTGTGATTGTTGAGAAGTATGTCTTCCGGATACTTTGACTTTGCCTTGACTTTCGGCGCTCCCTTAATATTGCCTCGCTCATCGTACTCGACATATCGCTCGTTCTCCGTGATAGCCTTCTTCCGCAGTGTATCGTCTGAGAACTTTTCCTGGGTTCCGTACTTCTCTGCCAGGGCCTTCTTTCTCGCCGCCGCCATCTCTTCGGCTTCCTTGAGCTGCTTCTTTCGCATGACCTCGCCAGATGTAGGGTTGGCTTGCAGATGCAGCTTGTTCTTGTCTCCGCGCTCTTGCGTCTCCCATGCATATCGCTGTGCCCTTTCAAACTCGGCTGCATCTCCCGAAGCCTTCTGGAAGCCTTCTTCCGCGACCAATTGAGCTGCATTGTCCGCTGTTGCACCGCTGTCAACCATGGAGCGCGTCTTGGGGTCGTATTTGGCCGAATCGAGATCGAGGTTGAGCAGGTACTTTGCGGTATCCTCTCGTAACCGCAGGTTTCGTGTAGATGTGGCCTGCTTCCGTCCCATGTCTGTCTCTGCGTCGTACTTGTCGCcttcatcgtcgtcatctgATTTGTCGCCCTTCTCTGCCTCTTTTGCCTTCTTGCGTATCTCCTCCATGGCATTGTACTCCTCGATAACCTCCTCGAATTGCGTCGCGTCATAGCCATTCCAGCGATCGCGCTTCGCATCGAACCCAAGTTGTACATCCTGGATAACTTCGTCCGCTTCTATATTCTTCCCCGTAAACTTTGCGCCTGCTTTGCGCGGCCGACTCAGGCAGTCCTTCTTCTTATGGGTCATGGCTCCGCAGTTCTCGCATGCGCCTTTGCGAAACTTGGTCGCGGCCGGCCCGGCCTTCTTCCCGCGATCGTACCATTTGGAGTCTTGTTCCTGCTTCTGCAGACGTTGATGCTCAAGGTAATCTGTTTGGTCCTCTCCAGTTTCATCGACGGCATAGAAGGGTTTCTTCGAGATGAAGGAGGGGATGTACTCGTTGCGCTCCTTGGCGGCGGCCGAGACATCCGGTTTCTTTGGTTGTGAGGGCGGCATCTTGGGCGACGTGGGCTGCGTTGAGCGCGGTGAGTTGTGCTGGGAGATGTGCTGGGAGATGAAGGTGGTGGTAGAAGCTTTAGGTCGGCGGCGAGAGTGGAGCGCTAGCGCCATAGGGCTGCAGTGACGATCCCTAGCTCACTCGCCTCACGGGACCACGCGCTGCATTTCAGTCGCGACCGCGTCTGCTTGTCGCCCCCCATTGCACGGTAGCGTCCACCTTGCGTACTCTTTGTTCTGCACGGTTTCTTGAGCACGATGCAAACCACCTTCCTCTCCCACACATTTTGCATCTTGCCCAGGTGGTTGTGTAGGTAGTCATGGACACGTTCCGCTTTCGTCTGAATTGCATCGACAACTACCAGGCGGCGCCGACAGACCTCGACCCTCTGTTGCGGCGCAATGCCGGGCCGGCTGGTCGCATGGGGGCGCCCCAAGTGCCGGTAATCAGAGCATTCGGTGCGACAGAGACCGGACAGAAGGTGTGCGCTCATATCCATGGAGCGCTACCCTATCTGTATTTGGAGTACAATGGGAGTTTGGAAAAACATGTCGGTAGGTATAGCATACTGTTTACATATATCACGTGCTGATACCTTCTCAGTGGACTCATATATACTCGACCTACGCACATCGATTGATCATGCTCTTGCCTCGGCCTACCGACGAAACGCATACGATGGAAAGTCCATATACGTTGGCCACATCACCCTGGTCAAAGGCGTGCCCTTCTTTGGATACAGTGTTGGATACAAGATCTTTCTCAAGGTTTACATGCTCAATCCCATGCACATGACGCGATTCGCCGATTTACTGTATCAGGGCGCCATTTTGAACCGCGTCTTTCAGCCATATGAAAGTCATCTACAAAATATCCTGCAATGGATGTGTGATTATAACCTGTACGGGTGCGATTATATCAACTGCGCGAAAGTGCGGTTTCGGGGGCCTGTTCCAGATAGCGAGGAAATAGATACTTCCGTTCACAAGTGGCACGATGCTTCCATTCCGGACGAATTCATGGCACAAGCAGATCAGTATCCTCGCCAGAGTCATTCCACCCTCGAAGTCGATATATGCGTTCAAGATATCCTCAATCGGCATGAATTACAGTATCGACCCATTCACCACGACTTCCTAGAGCGATCGAGCCAGATGCCCCGAAATCCCGACGACAAGTTTGTGCCGTCCATGGCTGGTTTGTGGCGAGATGAAACTCGCAGAAGAAAGCGTCGTATGGGTCTCAACGATACATCGAGCAGTCCCTTTCCTGATGAGGTGCTCGTGTCAATGTCGGCTGACACTAGAGAAACCAAAAGCGGGTGGATACACGAGGAGGAGTATCGGGAACTTCTTGAAAATCTAATCAAAGAAGAAAGACGTGAGAGAGGCAACGTCGAATTTGACACTTTCGTCAAGcctgttgaaggtcaagacCGTATCAAGACTGCTGTGGAGAGCATCGAAGATCTATACCCCGAAGTTTTGTCTACACAACGGCTTCCAGACGATAGATCTGATGAAAGCGATGACACCTTGGCGGCTGACGGTGTAGATCCTTTGAGCAACAACGAGCCCCGGTCTGATGAACCTGAACTTGAG belongs to Pyrenophora tritici-repentis strain M4 chromosome 10, whole genome shotgun sequence and includes:
- a CDS encoding pre-splicing factor SLU7; amino-acid sequence: MPPSQPKKPDVSAAAKERNEYIPSFISKKPFYAVDETGEDQTDYLEHQRLQKQEQDSKWYDRGKKAGPAATKFRKGACENCGAMTHKKKDCLSRPRKAGAKFTGKNIEADEVIQDVQLGFDAKRDRWNGYDATQFEEVIEEYNAMEEIRKKAKEAEKGDKSDDDDEGDKYDAETDMGRKQATSTRNLRLREDTAKYLLNLDLDSAKYDPKTRSMVDSGATADNAAQLVAEEGFQKASGDAAEFERAQRYAWETQERGDKNKLHLQANPTSGEVMRKKQLKEAEEMAAARKKALAEKYGTQEKFSDDTLRKKAITENERYVEYDERGNIKGAPKVKAKSKYPEDILLNNHTSVWGSWWSDFKWGFACCHSTIKNSYCTGEAGKEAFELADRMRTGAALEEVPKEIAWKEEGALEKHVPNAPDPAEKAKNDAASRKRALDEMTGSVNEDEMEEYRRKRTMAADPMAAYLSKGNKSEAV
- a CDS encoding MIND kinetochore complex component Nnf1 is translated as MPTATEPNSRSPSPTPAPPIADAPGPRAQGLINVFNQASKATLDKCSAKNFASCFPTAAQYSPEVLDNLRGQIVDQLDRTWKSNFEDIMERRNVVKLLNSLDQCIEDAKLRKKRAESNANGGPVETPIPPHTLSPSEIHLAHLMPYLEKQANDMNTKLAETQQSNTKLLSTVTAQRAEIEALVRGLENVIQDLDISAQMMAQDEVQELSKETRELEMEMRT
- a CDS encoding I-LWEQ multi-domain protein; protein product: MALYGSSRNVDMGKQESELAINIRKATSIDEVSPKRKHVRACIVYTWDHKSSASFWQGMKVQPILADEVQTFKALITVHKVLQEGHPIALKEAQSNTSWLESLSRGSVAGEGMRGYAPLISEYIYYLLAKLAFHRQHPEFNGTFEYEEYISLKSINDPNEGYETISDLMTLQDQIDAFQKLIFSHFRSGANNECRIAALVPLVQESYGIYKFITSMLRAMHTTLGDDEALSPLRGRYDAQHYRLVKFYYECSNLRYLTSLITVPKLPQEPPNLLSEDENAPALPARPRNEKPAERTPAVDPEPINEFWKDNQRRQQEEYEAEQQRLQRQWEEAQQQQQQQALQAQRDFEEQQRLQAEQARLAQEQLMREQYQQQTQGRLAELERENLNARAQYERDQLMLQQYDQRMKALEGEINQMNQNFQQQMGSRDDQIRALQEQLNTWRSKYESLAKLYSQLRHEHLQLLQKFKAVQLKANSAQEAIDSRDKLQRELKTKNIELADMIRERDRALMDKDRHTGGHREEIEKLKRELRSALDRADNAERGKGSELSALLSRHNREIADLEEALRNKSRALEDFQMKYREGDSDLERQLRDKEEELEIFRAGMDQTLLELNELKLNANANDNVLDGHLDTLIQDSLQKINDIIDSVLQSGVQRVDDALYELDSPMQAGNQNATGPFVLSQIEKASACAMEFSTAFNNFIADGPNAKHAEVINAVNNFGGAIVDVLVNTKGLTRFASDENKSDQLINGARASATSTIRFFRNVQSVRMYDLDAEQKIGVVINNSTEVVRNLQSLSKLADAFAPKSKITNASGDLGDLVDSELTKAANAIDAATERLSKLMKKPRDQYSTYELQIHDSILEAAIAVTNAIANLIKAATVSQQEIVREGRGSMSKTQFYKKHNRWTEGLISAAKAVATSTNMLIETADGVISGRNSPEQLIVASNDVAASTAQLVAASRVKASFMSKTQDKLESASKTVTAACRSLVRQVQAIIAQKNRDEGESVDYSKLGDHEFKVRQMEQQVEILQLENSLAQARTRLGEMRKLSYLEE